The following are from one region of the Anomaloglossus baeobatrachus isolate aAnoBae1 chromosome 1, aAnoBae1.hap1, whole genome shotgun sequence genome:
- the TIGD2 gene encoding LOW QUALITY PROTEIN: tigger transposable element-derived protein 2 (The sequence of the model RefSeq protein was modified relative to this genomic sequence to represent the inferred CDS: inserted 1 base in 1 codon; substituted 2 bases at 2 genomic stop codons) → MAPKQKPDSSDTSSSKKRKAITMEVKVDILRRSEKGETPTEIGRSLGLSRSTVAIIIKDKDRVLEHVKGSAPMKTTVITKQRSGLIIEMERLLVLWLEDQNQRRIPVSLMVIQEMARXLFETLKRQKWEGSETEEFVASRGWFXRFKDRANFHNIKVQGEAASADEKAATEFPKTLAEIIEEGGYCDQQVFNVDEIGLFWKRLPNRTYIAKEEKSAPGHKVGKEKLTLPLGGNAAGDYKLKPMLGYQAENPRALKGISKGQLPVIWKSNRKAXVTLAVFDDWFTNHFVPGVERYCTSKDIPFKVLLILDNAPGHPAHLDDFNPNVIVVYLPPNTTALIQPVDQGVIATFKAFYLRRVIGNASTATEKNKDLTLKDFWKTYNILDAVNNIAYSWDEVKQTSMNGVWKKLCPQFVNDVTEVQESKTSVIKEVVHMSRIMNLQVEEDDVTELLASHGEELSAEDLIQLEKQMIEEEEDIRTTEPKRFTKQGLAGGFALIEEGLSRFEAEDPIMERYTRVARGVMDSLRCYKEILD, encoded by the exons ATGGCTCCAAAACAAAAGCCAGACTCATCTGATACCAGTTCATCAAAGAAAAGGAAGGCTATCACTATGGAGGTGAAAGTGGATATTCTAAGGCGATCTGAAAAGGGGGAAACACCAACAGAAATTGGCAGGTCATTAGGACTTAGTCGTTCGACTGTCGCTATAATTATCAAGGATAAAGATCGTGTCCTTGAACATGTGAAAGGATCTGCTCCTATGAAAACGACAGTGATAACAAAGCAGCGTAGTGGGCTTATTATTGAGATGGAAAGATTATTGGTGCTTTGGTTGGAAGACCAAAATCAACGCCGTATCCCTGTGAGCCTTATGGTTATTCAGGAGATGGCTAGGTGACTGTTTGAGACATTGAAAAGACAAAAGTGGGAAGGAAGTGAAACTGAAGAATTCGTTGCGAGTAGGGGTTGGT AGAGGTTTAAGGATCGTGCCAATTTCCATAACATTAAAGTGCAAGGTGAGGCTGCTAGTGCTGATGAGAAAGCAGCAACTGAGTTTCCTAAAACATTGGCTGAGATAATTGAAGAGGGTGGTTACTGTGACCAACAAGTTTTCAATGTGGATGAGATAGGCTTGTTTTGGAAACGTTTGCCTAACCGTACTTACATCGCCAAGGAGGAGAAGTCAGCACCAGGTCATAAAGTTGGCAAGGAGAAACTGACTTTGCCTCTTGGGGGCAATGCTGCTGGCGACTACAAACTGAAGCCCATGCTGGGGTATCAGGCAGAGAATCCAAGGGCACTCAAGGGCATTTCAAAGGGTCAACTACCAGTCATCTGGAAGTCTAATAGGAAGGCATGAgtgacacttgcagtgtttgatgacTGGTTTACCAACCATTTTGTGCCAGGCGTGGAGAGGTATTGTACCTCCAAGGATATCCCCTTTAAGGTGTTGCTAATTCTGGACAATGCCCCTGGACACCCTGCCCATCTGGATGACTTTAACCCTAATGTCATAGTGGTTTACCTTCCACCAAATACCACCGCCCTAATACAGCCTGTGGACCAAGGAGTCATTGCTACATTCAAGGCTTTCTACCTCCGAAGGGTCATTGGTAATGCTTCAACAGCAACTGAAAAAAATAAGGACTTGACTCTAAAGGACTTTTGGAAAACATACAATATTCTTGATGCTGTTAATAACATTGCTTATTCCTGGGATGAGGTTAAGCAGACCAGTATGAATGGTGTGTGGAAAAAACTGTGTCCCCAGTTTGTGAATGATGTCACAGAGGTCCAAGAATCAAAGACTAGTGTCATAAAGGAAGTTGTTCATATGAGTAGGATAATGAATCTGCAGGTGGAGGAGGATGATGTCACAGAGCTACTGGCATCTCATGGAGAAGAGTTATCTGCTGAGGACCTTATTCAACTGGAGAAGCAGATGATAGAGGAAGAGGAAGACATACGAACCACAGAACCCAAGAGATTTACAAAGCAGGGCTTGGCAGGAGGTTTTGCCCTGATAGAGGAAGGGTTGTCAAGGTTTGAGGCTGAGGATCCCATCATGGAAAGGTACACTAGGGTTGCCAGAGGAGTCATGGATTCCCTTAGGTGTTACAAGGAGATCTTGGATTAG